One Callospermophilus lateralis isolate mCalLat2 chromosome 6, mCalLat2.hap1, whole genome shotgun sequence genomic region harbors:
- the LOC143401310 gene encoding glutathione S-transferase alpha-3-like isoform X3, with amino-acid sequence MYSEGVADLNEIILHYPFLPPGDKDESLTQIKEKSRNRYFPGFEKVLKSHGEDYLVGNRLSKADVLLTELLYHTEELDSTVLANFPLLKALKTRVSNLPTVKKFLQPGSQRKPFEDEKFVEELKKSFG; translated from the exons ATGTATTCAGAAGGTGTGGCAGATTTGaatgaaataattcttcattaCCCCTTCCTTCCACCTGGGGACAAAGATGAAAGCCTTACTCAGATCAAAGAGAAATCTAGAAATCGTTATTTTCCTGGCTTTGAGAAG GTGTTAAAGAGCCACGGAGAAGACTACCTGGTTGGCAACAGGCTGAGCAAGGCTGACGTTCTCCTCACTGAACTTCTCTACCACACAGAAGAGCTGGACTCCACTGTTCTGGCCAACTTCCCTCTACTGAAG GCCCTGAAAACCAGAGTCAGCAATCTGCCCACAGTGAAGAAGTTTCTGCAGCCTGGCAGCCAGAGGAAGCCCTTTGAAGATGAGAAATTTGTTGAAGAATTAAAGAAGAGTTTTGGTTAA
- the LOC143401310 gene encoding glutathione S-transferase alpha-3-like isoform X2, with protein MECTNKDSFTGFAFQFEENLVKNREDMKKLIKNGSLMFQQVPMVEIDGMKLVQTRAILNYVAAKYNLYGKDIKERALIDMYSEGVADLNEIILHYPFLPPGDKDESLTQIKEKSRNRYFPGFEKVLKSHGEDYLVGNRLSKADVLLTELLYHTEELDSTVLANFPLLKALKTRVSNLPTVKKFLQPGSQRKPFEDEKFVEELKKSFG; from the exons ATGGAATGCACTAATAAAGATTCATTTACTGGTTTTGCTTTCCAGTTTGAAGAGAACTTGGTGAAAAATCGAGAAGACatgaaaaagttaataaaaa ATGGGAGTTTGATGTTCCAGCAGGTGCCCATGGTGGAGATCGATGGGATGAAGCTGGTGCAGACCAGAGCCATTCTCAACTACGTTGCTGCCAAATACAATCTCTATGGGAAGGACATAAAGGAGAGAGCCCT CATTGATATGTATTCAGAAGGTGTGGCAGATTTGaatgaaataattcttcattaCCCCTTCCTTCCACCTGGGGACAAAGATGAAAGCCTTACTCAGATCAAAGAGAAATCTAGAAATCGTTATTTTCCTGGCTTTGAGAAG GTGTTAAAGAGCCACGGAGAAGACTACCTGGTTGGCAACAGGCTGAGCAAGGCTGACGTTCTCCTCACTGAACTTCTCTACCACACAGAAGAGCTGGACTCCACTGTTCTGGCCAACTTCCCTCTACTGAAG GCCCTGAAAACCAGAGTCAGCAATCTGCCCACAGTGAAGAAGTTTCTGCAGCCTGGCAGCCAGAGGAAGCCCTTTGAAGATGAGAAATTTGTTGAAGAATTAAAGAAGAGTTTTGGTTAA
- the LOC143401310 gene encoding glutathione S-transferase alpha-3-like isoform X1, protein MTTPVLYYFNSRGRMESIRWLLAAAGVKFEENLVKNREDMKKLIKNGSLMFQQVPMVEIDGMKLVQTRAILNYVAAKYNLYGKDIKERALIDMYSEGVADLNEIILHYPFLPPGDKDESLTQIKEKSRNRYFPGFEKVLKSHGEDYLVGNRLSKADVLLTELLYHTEELDSTVLANFPLLKALKTRVSNLPTVKKFLQPGSQRKPFEDEKFVEELKKSFG, encoded by the exons ATGACCACGCCTGTGCTTTACTACTTCAATTCACGGGGCAGGATGGAGTCCATCCGGTGGCTCTTGGCTGCAGCTGGAGTAAAG TTTGAAGAGAACTTGGTGAAAAATCGAGAAGACatgaaaaagttaataaaaa ATGGGAGTTTGATGTTCCAGCAGGTGCCCATGGTGGAGATCGATGGGATGAAGCTGGTGCAGACCAGAGCCATTCTCAACTACGTTGCTGCCAAATACAATCTCTATGGGAAGGACATAAAGGAGAGAGCCCT CATTGATATGTATTCAGAAGGTGTGGCAGATTTGaatgaaataattcttcattaCCCCTTCCTTCCACCTGGGGACAAAGATGAAAGCCTTACTCAGATCAAAGAGAAATCTAGAAATCGTTATTTTCCTGGCTTTGAGAAG GTGTTAAAGAGCCACGGAGAAGACTACCTGGTTGGCAACAGGCTGAGCAAGGCTGACGTTCTCCTCACTGAACTTCTCTACCACACAGAAGAGCTGGACTCCACTGTTCTGGCCAACTTCCCTCTACTGAAG GCCCTGAAAACCAGAGTCAGCAATCTGCCCACAGTGAAGAAGTTTCTGCAGCCTGGCAGCCAGAGGAAGCCCTTTGAAGATGAGAAATTTGTTGAAGAATTAAAGAAGAGTTTTGGTTAA